In one window of Myxococcales bacterium DNA:
- a CDS encoding PIN domain-containing protein has product MAQALILDSEALNALANPSARASLFERARAILFVARDSGALVRVPAPVLAELYRGPRFDAPLDHLLNSRGILVSDLSRSIARSAGHLLAKSKLSSAHAVDAFVVATALSFHSAVIATGDPTDIRRLAAPFKQIHVFPL; this is encoded by the coding sequence ATGGCCCAAGCGCTAATCCTCGACTCCGAGGCCCTCAACGCCCTCGCAAACCCCTCCGCTCGGGCCTCTCTCTTTGAGCGCGCTCGCGCCATCCTCTTCGTCGCTCGCGACTCCGGCGCACTCGTCCGCGTTCCCGCTCCTGTCCTTGCTGAGCTCTACCGTGGTCCTCGCTTCGACGCTCCTCTCGACCACCTCCTCAACTCTCGCGGCATCCTCGTCTCCGACCTCTCAAGGTCCATCGCTCGCTCCGCCGGACACCTCCTCGCCAAATCCAAGCTCTCTTCCGCACACGCCGTCGATGCCTTCGTCGTCGCTACCGCCCTTTCCTTTCACTCCGCCGTCATCGCCACCGGCGACCCCACCGATATCCGACGCCTCGCAGCTCCCTTCAAACAGATTCACGTCTTTCCCCTGTGA
- a CDS encoding DUF4303 domain-containing protein, with protein MTQDHEQMIEYVAMVIPPKPFDFAALEVQVRRAARQAFKEIASAHPEEQLCAFALYSDDGAMTVCPSINTTQHLAAMQRQHPDEAMYYKFATPEWKYEATGADAAFRAICLNVRTQALAFEGVSKADAKTLAGVSPLRARPAPRGFATFKRALFETCLRVLESLRSDRLFAGVTLVFAVSDTDSSARRELAMIKRLNDKAVVDEFRRWTKTWAQ; from the coding sequence GTGACCCAGGATCACGAACAAATGATTGAGTATGTCGCGATGGTCATCCCCCCGAAGCCGTTCGATTTCGCCGCTCTTGAGGTCCAGGTTCGCAGGGCCGCGAGGCAAGCCTTCAAGGAGATCGCGTCGGCACACCCCGAAGAGCAGCTGTGCGCCTTCGCCCTTTACAGCGACGACGGCGCGATGACGGTGTGCCCATCGATCAACACCACCCAGCACCTCGCCGCGATGCAGCGCCAGCATCCTGACGAGGCCATGTACTACAAGTTCGCCACGCCGGAGTGGAAGTACGAGGCGACGGGCGCGGACGCCGCGTTCCGTGCGATCTGCCTGAACGTCCGCACGCAGGCGCTCGCCTTCGAAGGCGTGTCGAAGGCGGATGCGAAGACGCTCGCCGGCGTCAGCCCACTACGCGCGCGGCCCGCCCCGCGCGGCTTCGCAACCTTCAAGCGTGCGCTGTTCGAAACGTGTTTGCGCGTGCTCGAGTCGCTACGCTCGGATCGGTTGTTCGCGGGGGTGACGCTCGTGTTCGCGGTGTCGGACACCGATTCGAGCGCTCGGCGCGAGCTGGCGATGATCAAGCGCCTCAACGACAAGGCCGTGGTCGACGAGTTCCGGCGCTGGACGAAGACCTGGGCGCAGTGA